One genomic window of Salvia miltiorrhiza cultivar Shanhuang (shh) chromosome 4, IMPLAD_Smil_shh, whole genome shotgun sequence includes the following:
- the LOC131019790 gene encoding phospholipid-transporting ATPase 1-like isoform X1 yields the protein MSSDKPLLPESEPFSTPNPQPLHQRLNSSLRFSSLRCLRRGRSFSSGVSDETQDCDLYHLKEFENNSAALEGESLSGNLSERPAFQLGRKGFLSFDLRQQCPSRARKRFVSWGGVMDVQQNDKAVEVSGASSHISPSWLQAVDKPQTSQRSERFFHLSMQLEDNMSRHDNPRLIHINDPKTTCDNSQFSGNEIRTSKYTLLNFLPKNLFIQFHRVAYLYFLAIAALNQLPPLAVFGRTVSLFPLLFVLTVTAVKDGYEDWRRHRSDRNENNREALVLQSDGFRPKRWKMIQAGEVLKISSDETIPCDMVLLGTSDPSGIAYIQTMNLDGESNLKTRYARQETNKLFLEGTMISGIITCEQPNRNIYEFMANMELNGHCLPLSQSNIVLRGCQLKNTEWAIGVVVYAGQDTKAMLNSAMSPSKRSRLETYMNRETFWLSVFLLIMCLVVGLGMGLWLNRHKSQLDTMPYYRKVYFQKGKDGKKYKYYGIPMETFFSFLSSIIVFQIMIPISLYITMELVRLGQSYFMIGDQHMYDSLSNSRFQCRSLNINEDLGQIRYILSDKTGTLTENKMEFKKASIWGKSYGDSKDGSQDTDAEVEETMVGGRKWKLKSEITPDPELIKLLYKDLHGEERIAAHEFFLTLAACNTVIPILTGSPSSISGSSLSDGPTSIDYQGESPDEQALVAAASAYGYTLFERTSGHIVIDANGEKLRLDVLGLHEFDSVRKRMSVVIRFPNGTVKVLVKGADTSMFSILEKDLPCDDRMRHVTQGHLNDYSSEGLRTLVVAARDLNGELLAEWQHMYEDACTSLTDRVVKLRQTAALIECNLTLLGATAIEDRLQEGVPEAIESLRQAGIKVWVLTGDKQETAISIGLSCRLLTPDMHQIIINGNSEHECRKLLCDAKAKYHVNSASCFDNMTNLKRKTELNFVEMSSQTKSSNVSQQIVGEEDRPTFGPLALIIDGNSLVYILEKDLEYELFNLATLCKVVLCCRVAPLQKAGIVDMIKSRTDDLTLAIGDGANDVSMIQMADVGVGICGQEGRQAVMASDFAMGQFRFLKRLLLVHGHWNYQRLGYLILYNFYRNAVFVLMLFWYILCTAFSTTSALTDWSSVFYSVIYTSVPTVVVGILDKDLSHKTLLKYPKLYAAGHRQESYNMSLFWITMVDTLWQSLVLFYVPLFTYRESTIDIWSMGSLWTIAVVILVNVHLAMDIQRWVFVTHAAIWGSIVVTYGCMVVLDSIPVFPNYGLVYFTIIIFVENDHLLYIYKMHQYSSMVDTVKLLLFCSTIYHLVKSPVYWLSILLITVIGLLPRFIFKVCHQIFWPSDIQIAREAEILRKRRPFFGSNVDQDSI from the exons ATGTCTTCCGATAAGCCATTGCTGCCCGAATCTGAACCATTCTCTACTCCAAACCCCCAGCCCCTACATCAGCGCCTTAACTCGTCCTTGAGATTCAGCTCATTGCGATGTTTGCGCCGTGGCAGATCATTCTCTTCCGGGGTGTCTGATGAGACGCAAGATTGCGATTTGTATCATCTGAAGGAGTTTGAGAATAATTCTGCTGCACTTGAAGGTGAATCTCTTTCAGGAAATTTATCAGAACGCCCTGCATTCCAGCTTGGAAGAAAGGGATTTTTGTCATTTGATCTCCGTCAACAATGCCCCTCAAGAGCACGGAAACGCTTTGTGTCATGGGGTGGTGTAATGGATGTGCAGCAGAATGATAAAGCCGTTGAAGTTTCTGGGGCTTCATCTCACATTTCTCCTTCTTGGTTACAGGCCGTGGACAAACCTCAGACATCTCAGAGGTCTGAGAGGTTTTTTCACTTAAGTATGCAGCTTGAAGATAATATGTCACGTCATGATAACCCCAGGTTGATACATATTAATGATCCAAAGACGACATGTGATAATTCTCAGTTTTCTGGGAACGAGATCCGCACCAGCAAGTACACATTGCTTAACTTCTTGCCCAAAAACCTTTTCATTCAGTTTCACAGGGTGgcttatttgtattttttagcCATTGCTGCTTTGAACCAGCTTCCCCCTCTTGCTGTATTTGGCAGAACTGTTTCCCTATTCCCTCTTCTTTTTGTGCTTACTGTCACGGCTGTCAAAGATGGTTATGAGGATTGGCGGAGACACAGGTCTGACAGGAATGAGAATAATCGGGAGGCACTAGTGCTACAATCAGATGGATTTCGTCCCAAAAGGTGGAAAATGATTCAGGCTGGTGAGGTATTGAAGATCAGTTCCGATGAAACTATTCCTTGTGATATGGTGTTGCTAGGAACGAGTGATCCTAGTGGAATTGCCTACATACAGACGATGAATTTGGACGGCGAGTCAAACTTGAAAACAAGGTATGCTCGACAAGAAACTAATAAACTTTTTCTTGAAGGGACTATGATATCTGGTATCATCACTTGTGAGCAGCCAAACAGGAATATCTATGAGTTCATGGCCAATATGGAGCTGAATGGGCATTGTCTTCCTCTCAGCCAATCCAATATCGTTTTGCGTGGCTGTCAGCTGAAGAACACGGAATGGGCAATTGGTGTTGTGGTTTATGCTGGGCAGGATACAAAAGCTATGCTGAATAGTGCAATGTCCCCTTCTAAAAGAAGCAGACTGGAAACCTACATGAACCGGGAGACATTTTGGTTATCAGTTTTCCTTCTAATCATGTGCCTTGTTGTTGGCCTAGGGATGGGTTTATGGTTAAACCGCCATAAGTCTCAGCTTGATACCATGCCTTACTACCGGAAAGTTTACTTCCAAAAGGGAAAAGATGGCAAGAAGTACAAGTATTATGGAATTCCCATGGAGacatttttctcattcttgAGTTCTATCATAGTTTTCCAGATAATGATTCCGATATCCCTCTATATCACGATGGAGTTGGTGCGGTTGGGGCAATCATATTTTATGATTGGTGATCAGCATATGTACGACAGTTTGAGCAATTCTAGGTTTCAGTGCAGATCCCTGAATATTAATGAGGACTTGGGGCAAATACGATATATACTGTCTGATAAGACAGGCACACTGACAGAAAACAAGATGGAATTCAAGAAAGCAAGTATCTGGGGGAAAAGTTATGGTGACTCTAAAGATGGTTCACAGGACACAGATGCTGAAG TGGAAGAGACTATGGTGGGTGGAAGAAAATGGAAGCTTAAATCCGAAATCACCCCTGATCCTGAACTCATCAAATTATTGTACAAAGATCTACATGGAGAAGAAAGAATTGCTGCGCATGAGTTTTTTCTGACTCTGGCAGCTTGTAACACTGTGATACCCATCCTTACTGGAAGTCCTTCAAGTATTTCTGGCAGTTCATTGAGTGATGGCCCTACCTCTATAGACTATCAAGGTGAGTCTCCCGATGAACAGGCACTGGTTGCAGCTGCCTCTGCTTATGGCTATACGCTTTTTGAGCGGACATCTGGGCATATTGTGATTGATGCCAATGGTGAGAAATTAAG GTTGGATGTATTGGGTTTGCATGAGTTTGATAGTGTGCGTAAAAGAATGTCGGTTGTCATTAGATTTCCCAATGGTACTGTAAAGGTGTTGGTGAAGGGGGCTGATACATCAATGTTCAGCATCTTAGAAAAAGATCTTCCATGTGATGATCGCATGAGACATGTAACGCAAGGTCATCTGAATGATTATTCATCTGAAGGTTTACGCACCCTGGTTGTTGCAGCTAGGGATCTTAATGGTGAACTCCTTGCAGAGTGGCAACACATGTATGAAGATGCATGCACATCTTTGACTGATAGAGTTGTAAAACTGCGCCAAACAGCAGCTCTCATTGAATGCAACCTGACCCTTCTTGGAGCCACAGCTATTGAGGACAGGTTACAAGAGGGTGTACCAGAAGCCATCGAGTCCCTGCGGCAGGCCGGAATAAAGGTGTGGGTTCTCACTGGTGATAAGCAAGAGACAGCAATATCTATTGGTCTCTCTTGCCGACTCTTGACTCCAGATATGCACCAAATCATTATCAATGGAAATTCAGAACATGAATGCAGAAAACTATTATGTGACGCCAAGGCCAAATACCATGTCAATTCTGCAAGTTGCTTTGACAATATGACAAATTTGAAGAGGAAGACTGAACTTAATTTTGTTGAAATGTCTTCTCAAACAAAGTCTTCCAATGTGTCTCAACAGATTGTAGGCGAGGAAGACCGACCTACTTTTGGCCCATTAGCCCTTATAATTGATGGGAACAGTCTGGTATACATATTAGAGAAAGACTTGGAATACGAG CTATTCAACCTCGCCACTTTGTGTAAAGTGGTGCTCTGTTGTAGGGTTGCACCCTTGCAGAAGGCTGGAATTGTGGACATGATTAAAAGCCGCACTGATGATCTTACACTAGCCATTGGTGATG GGGCTAATGATGTTTCCATGATCCAAATGGCGGATGTTGGTGTTGGAATTTGTGGTCAAGAAGGGCGCCAAGCAGTGATGGCATCAGATTTTGCTATGGGCCAATTCAGATTTTTGAAAAGACTGCTTTTGGTGCATGGACACTGGAATTATCAGCGTCTTGGCTATCTCATTCTCTACAATTTTTATCGCAATGCTGTTTTTGTGTTGATGCTTTTCTG GTATATCTTATGTACAGCCTTTTCTACCACTTCTGCATTGACAGACTGGAGCAGTGTTTTTTACTCCGTCATATATACTTCAGTACCTACGGTTGTTGTCGGTATTCTGGACAAGGACTTAAGTCACAAGACATTACTCAAATATCCAAAGCTCTATGCAGCAGGGCACCGACAAGAGAGTTACAATATGTCCCTCTTCTGGATTACAATGGTTGACACATTATGGCAGAGTCTTGTGCTCTTCTATGTACCATTGTTCACCTACAGAGAGAGCACCATTGACATATGGAGTATGGGCAGCTTGTGGACAATAGCAGTTGTTATATTAGTTAATGTGCACTTGGCAATGGATATTCAGCGCTGGGTATTTGTTACTCATGCTGCTATATGGGGCTCGATTGTTGTAACATATGGTTGCATGGTGGTGCTTGATTCTATACCTGTCTTCCCAAATTATGGGTTAGTCTACTTCACAATCATCATATTTGTTGAAAATGATCATTTATTGTACATCTATAAGATGCACCAATACTCATCCATGGTTGACACTGTGAAATTGTTGTTGTTTTGCAGCACAATATACCATCTTGTAAAATCACCAGTTTACTGGCTCTCCATTTTACTCATAACGGTTATAGGATTGCTCCCCCGGTTTATTTTCAAAGTTTGCCACCAGATCTTCTGGCCCTCTGATATCCAGATTGCTAGAGAAGCTGAAATATTGAGAAAAAGGCGACCTTTTTTTGGGTCAAATGTGGATCAGGATTCAATCTGA
- the LOC131019790 gene encoding phospholipid-transporting ATPase 1-like isoform X2: MSSDKPLLPESEPFSTPNPQPLHQRLNSSLRFSSLRCLRRGRSFSSGVSDETQDCDLYHLKEFENNSAALEGESLSGNLSERPAFQLGRKGFLSFDLRQQCPSRARKRFVSWGGVMDVQQNDKAVEVSGASSHISPSWLQAVDKPQTSQRSERFFHLSMQLEDNMSRHDNPRLIHINDPKTTCDNSQFSGNEIRTSKYTLLNFLPKNLFIQFHRVAYLYFLAIAALNQLPPLAVFGRTVSLFPLLFVLTVTAVKDGYEDWRRHRSDRNENNREALVLQSDGFRPKRWKMIQAGEVLKISSDETIPCDMVLLGTSDPSGIAYIQTMNLDGESNLKTRYARQETNKLFLEGTMISGIITCEQPNRNIYEFMANMELNGHCLPLSQSNIVLRGCQLKNTEWAIGVVVYAGQDTKAMLNSAMSPSKRSRLETYMNRETFWLSVFLLIMCLVVGLGMGLWLNRHKSQLDTMPYYRKVYFQKGKDGKKYKYYGIPMETFFSFLSSIIVFQIMIPISLYITMELVRLGQSYFMIGDQHMYDSLSNSRFQCRSLNINEDLGQIRYILSDKTGTLTENKMEFKKASIWGKSYGDSKDGSQDTDAEVEETMVGGRKWKLKSEITPDPELIKLLYKDLHGEERIAAHEFFLTLAACNTVIPILTGSPSSISGSSLSDGPTSIDYQGESPDEQALVAAASAYGYTLFERTSGHIVIDANGEKLRLDVLGLHEFDSVRKRMSVVIRFPNGTVKVLVKGADTSMFSILEKDLPCDDRMRHVTQGHLNDYSSEGLRTLVVAARDLNGELLAEWQHMYEDACTSLTDRVVKLRQTAALIECNLTLLGATAIEDRLQEGVPEAIESLRQAGIKVWVLTGDKQETAISIGLSCRLLTPDMHQIIINGNSEHECRKLLCDAKAKYHVNSASCFDNMTNLKRKTELNFVEMSSQTKSSNVSQQIVGEEDRPTFGPLALIIDGNSLVYILEKDLEYELFNLATLCKVVLCCRVAPLQKAGIVDMIKSRTDDLTLAIGDGANDVSMIQMADVGVGICGQEGRQAVMASDFAMGQFRFLKRLLLVHGHWNYQRLGYLILYNFYRNAVFVLMLFWYILCTAFSTTSALTDWSSVFYSVIYTSVPTVVVGILDKDLSHKTLLKYPKLYAAGHRQESYNMSLFWITMVDTLWQSLVLFYVPLFTYRESTIDIWSMGSLWTIAVVILVNVHLAMDIQRWVFVTHAAIWGSIVVTYGCMVVLDSIPVFPNYGTIYHLVKSPVYWLSILLITVIGLLPRFIFKVCHQIFWPSDIQIAREAEILRKRRPFFGSNVDQDSI; encoded by the exons ATGTCTTCCGATAAGCCATTGCTGCCCGAATCTGAACCATTCTCTACTCCAAACCCCCAGCCCCTACATCAGCGCCTTAACTCGTCCTTGAGATTCAGCTCATTGCGATGTTTGCGCCGTGGCAGATCATTCTCTTCCGGGGTGTCTGATGAGACGCAAGATTGCGATTTGTATCATCTGAAGGAGTTTGAGAATAATTCTGCTGCACTTGAAGGTGAATCTCTTTCAGGAAATTTATCAGAACGCCCTGCATTCCAGCTTGGAAGAAAGGGATTTTTGTCATTTGATCTCCGTCAACAATGCCCCTCAAGAGCACGGAAACGCTTTGTGTCATGGGGTGGTGTAATGGATGTGCAGCAGAATGATAAAGCCGTTGAAGTTTCTGGGGCTTCATCTCACATTTCTCCTTCTTGGTTACAGGCCGTGGACAAACCTCAGACATCTCAGAGGTCTGAGAGGTTTTTTCACTTAAGTATGCAGCTTGAAGATAATATGTCACGTCATGATAACCCCAGGTTGATACATATTAATGATCCAAAGACGACATGTGATAATTCTCAGTTTTCTGGGAACGAGATCCGCACCAGCAAGTACACATTGCTTAACTTCTTGCCCAAAAACCTTTTCATTCAGTTTCACAGGGTGgcttatttgtattttttagcCATTGCTGCTTTGAACCAGCTTCCCCCTCTTGCTGTATTTGGCAGAACTGTTTCCCTATTCCCTCTTCTTTTTGTGCTTACTGTCACGGCTGTCAAAGATGGTTATGAGGATTGGCGGAGACACAGGTCTGACAGGAATGAGAATAATCGGGAGGCACTAGTGCTACAATCAGATGGATTTCGTCCCAAAAGGTGGAAAATGATTCAGGCTGGTGAGGTATTGAAGATCAGTTCCGATGAAACTATTCCTTGTGATATGGTGTTGCTAGGAACGAGTGATCCTAGTGGAATTGCCTACATACAGACGATGAATTTGGACGGCGAGTCAAACTTGAAAACAAGGTATGCTCGACAAGAAACTAATAAACTTTTTCTTGAAGGGACTATGATATCTGGTATCATCACTTGTGAGCAGCCAAACAGGAATATCTATGAGTTCATGGCCAATATGGAGCTGAATGGGCATTGTCTTCCTCTCAGCCAATCCAATATCGTTTTGCGTGGCTGTCAGCTGAAGAACACGGAATGGGCAATTGGTGTTGTGGTTTATGCTGGGCAGGATACAAAAGCTATGCTGAATAGTGCAATGTCCCCTTCTAAAAGAAGCAGACTGGAAACCTACATGAACCGGGAGACATTTTGGTTATCAGTTTTCCTTCTAATCATGTGCCTTGTTGTTGGCCTAGGGATGGGTTTATGGTTAAACCGCCATAAGTCTCAGCTTGATACCATGCCTTACTACCGGAAAGTTTACTTCCAAAAGGGAAAAGATGGCAAGAAGTACAAGTATTATGGAATTCCCATGGAGacatttttctcattcttgAGTTCTATCATAGTTTTCCAGATAATGATTCCGATATCCCTCTATATCACGATGGAGTTGGTGCGGTTGGGGCAATCATATTTTATGATTGGTGATCAGCATATGTACGACAGTTTGAGCAATTCTAGGTTTCAGTGCAGATCCCTGAATATTAATGAGGACTTGGGGCAAATACGATATATACTGTCTGATAAGACAGGCACACTGACAGAAAACAAGATGGAATTCAAGAAAGCAAGTATCTGGGGGAAAAGTTATGGTGACTCTAAAGATGGTTCACAGGACACAGATGCTGAAG TGGAAGAGACTATGGTGGGTGGAAGAAAATGGAAGCTTAAATCCGAAATCACCCCTGATCCTGAACTCATCAAATTATTGTACAAAGATCTACATGGAGAAGAAAGAATTGCTGCGCATGAGTTTTTTCTGACTCTGGCAGCTTGTAACACTGTGATACCCATCCTTACTGGAAGTCCTTCAAGTATTTCTGGCAGTTCATTGAGTGATGGCCCTACCTCTATAGACTATCAAGGTGAGTCTCCCGATGAACAGGCACTGGTTGCAGCTGCCTCTGCTTATGGCTATACGCTTTTTGAGCGGACATCTGGGCATATTGTGATTGATGCCAATGGTGAGAAATTAAG GTTGGATGTATTGGGTTTGCATGAGTTTGATAGTGTGCGTAAAAGAATGTCGGTTGTCATTAGATTTCCCAATGGTACTGTAAAGGTGTTGGTGAAGGGGGCTGATACATCAATGTTCAGCATCTTAGAAAAAGATCTTCCATGTGATGATCGCATGAGACATGTAACGCAAGGTCATCTGAATGATTATTCATCTGAAGGTTTACGCACCCTGGTTGTTGCAGCTAGGGATCTTAATGGTGAACTCCTTGCAGAGTGGCAACACATGTATGAAGATGCATGCACATCTTTGACTGATAGAGTTGTAAAACTGCGCCAAACAGCAGCTCTCATTGAATGCAACCTGACCCTTCTTGGAGCCACAGCTATTGAGGACAGGTTACAAGAGGGTGTACCAGAAGCCATCGAGTCCCTGCGGCAGGCCGGAATAAAGGTGTGGGTTCTCACTGGTGATAAGCAAGAGACAGCAATATCTATTGGTCTCTCTTGCCGACTCTTGACTCCAGATATGCACCAAATCATTATCAATGGAAATTCAGAACATGAATGCAGAAAACTATTATGTGACGCCAAGGCCAAATACCATGTCAATTCTGCAAGTTGCTTTGACAATATGACAAATTTGAAGAGGAAGACTGAACTTAATTTTGTTGAAATGTCTTCTCAAACAAAGTCTTCCAATGTGTCTCAACAGATTGTAGGCGAGGAAGACCGACCTACTTTTGGCCCATTAGCCCTTATAATTGATGGGAACAGTCTGGTATACATATTAGAGAAAGACTTGGAATACGAG CTATTCAACCTCGCCACTTTGTGTAAAGTGGTGCTCTGTTGTAGGGTTGCACCCTTGCAGAAGGCTGGAATTGTGGACATGATTAAAAGCCGCACTGATGATCTTACACTAGCCATTGGTGATG GGGCTAATGATGTTTCCATGATCCAAATGGCGGATGTTGGTGTTGGAATTTGTGGTCAAGAAGGGCGCCAAGCAGTGATGGCATCAGATTTTGCTATGGGCCAATTCAGATTTTTGAAAAGACTGCTTTTGGTGCATGGACACTGGAATTATCAGCGTCTTGGCTATCTCATTCTCTACAATTTTTATCGCAATGCTGTTTTTGTGTTGATGCTTTTCTG GTATATCTTATGTACAGCCTTTTCTACCACTTCTGCATTGACAGACTGGAGCAGTGTTTTTTACTCCGTCATATATACTTCAGTACCTACGGTTGTTGTCGGTATTCTGGACAAGGACTTAAGTCACAAGACATTACTCAAATATCCAAAGCTCTATGCAGCAGGGCACCGACAAGAGAGTTACAATATGTCCCTCTTCTGGATTACAATGGTTGACACATTATGGCAGAGTCTTGTGCTCTTCTATGTACCATTGTTCACCTACAGAGAGAGCACCATTGACATATGGAGTATGGGCAGCTTGTGGACAATAGCAGTTGTTATATTAGTTAATGTGCACTTGGCAATGGATATTCAGCGCTGGGTATTTGTTACTCATGCTGCTATATGGGGCTCGATTGTTGTAACATATGGTTGCATGGTGGTGCTTGATTCTATACCTGTCTTCCCAAATTATGG CACAATATACCATCTTGTAAAATCACCAGTTTACTGGCTCTCCATTTTACTCATAACGGTTATAGGATTGCTCCCCCGGTTTATTTTCAAAGTTTGCCACCAGATCTTCTGGCCCTCTGATATCCAGATTGCTAGAGAAGCTGAAATATTGAGAAAAAGGCGACCTTTTTTTGGGTCAAATGTGGATCAGGATTCAATCTGA